Within Candidatus Binataceae bacterium, the genomic segment CCGCGCGATGCATCCGCGCAATTTCAATCCCCAACGCCGCCAACGCCGCGCGCTTGTCAGCGATCGATCCCGCTAATAGCTCAAGTGTCCGCAGCGGACCGCGCCCCTGCGCACGCGGCGTGACGATTAGCTCGCGTCCGCCGGCGCGCTCGCGACCGTGAATCCAGACTGGCGGCGCGCAGATTCCGGCGGCCGCCATTTGTGCAGTGACCCGGGCGACGTGCGAGCCCACCGAATCGCGCAGTCTCTGCTTAAGCCCGTCGAGGCCGTGCGGTACCTCGATCACTTTGACGAAAATATCGGTTCGCAGGCCGGCCTCTGTCGCCGCGCGGACGTTGTACGTGGTGGCGCGACGCGATCTCCGCAGCGGCTTCACGCCGCGGCCGGCTGCCGTCGTCACGACGAGCCTGCGCAAATCCTCGCCGAGCCCGACGGCCGGGCCGGTCACGATTAGCGACCAGCTTTCGCATTCGATGAGCTCCGATCGTTTCCGCACGCTCAGCTCGCTGGCGAGGCTTCTTCGATCTCCGGCGCCCCGCGACGTTCGCCGGTGACCTGAAGCGCCCGTCGGATCGTCGCCGCGACGAGCGCGGGCGAGAGCCGTCGCATGCACTCGCGCCCGACCGGACAATGCCGTAAATAGCACGGGCTGCAAGGGATCTCGCCGCGCAGCGCGAACTCCGCGAAGCCCCACGGCGCTGAGCGCTCCGGCGCGGTCGCCCCCCACAGCGACACGATCGGACATCCAACCGCCGCGGCGATATGCATCGGCCCGCAGTCGGGACCAAAGGCGGCGGCGCATTCAGCAAAAATCCCAGCCAGTTCGCCTACACTCGTCCGACCCGCCAGATTCAGCGCCGCCGTCTCCCTGAGTTCACGCACGACGTTCGCCGCAAGCTCCGCGTCCTCGGGACCCCCGATCAGAATCGGGAAAAGCCCCCCAGCGCCCTCTGGCGGCGCAGCCAGTTCTTTAATTACCGCTGCGATCGCCTCCGCAAAATAGACCCGGCTCGGCCATGACGAGCCGAGAATCACCCCGAGCAGCGGGCGCGGCGCCGCGCCGATAATCTCGCGCGCGCGCCGCCGGCCTTCCGCCGACGGCTCGAGCCCAAACTCGATCGCGCCTGACGCCAGCCCCAGCAGATCGCCAAACGCCTGATACTGCGCGAGCTTCAGCCGCATCGGCGGCTGCGGCGCGATCCGCCGCGTCGAGAACCATTGATTGAACTCCTTGACGTTCGCCGCCGCAAAGCCGAAACGGTCGCGCGCACCGCTGACTCTCGCGATCACCCCGCTCTTCAGATGCCGCTGCAGATCGACCACGAGGTCGAAGCGTCCGCGCCGAATCTTCAGGAGAAAAGGTGCAAACGACCACGGCGCGCCACGACGCTCGTACACGATTACCTCGTCGAGCCACGGATGGCCGCGCAGGACCGGCTCCGACTTCGGCTCAACCGCCCACGCCAGATGCGCCGTCGGCCAGCCCTCACGCATCCGCTTAAGCAGCGGCAGGGCGCGTACGACATCGCCGATCGATCCGAGCAAAACAATCAGCACCCGCGCAGGATGCGCGTGGCTCGAATTGGCGCCGTCCGCCGACATCGCGAGCTCTACAGAAGTCACAAGCTTGGCAGGCTCGGACGGTCAGGCGGGTGTTTCAATCCCAGTCGAGCGCCCCGCGCTGCCATGCGTAGGCCAATCCGACCCCGAGAATCGCGATGAAAACCAACGCCTCGACCAGGCCGAACACCCCGAGCTCGCGCAGATTCGCGGCCCATGGATAAAGAAACACGACCTCGACATCGAAAACGAGAAAAAGGATTGCCGTCAGGTAAAAGCGCACCGAAAAACGTCCCCATGCGCTTCCGGTCGGCGGATTACCGCATTCGAAAGCCTCACCCTTGACCTTGCCGCCCGCGCGCCGCGGCCCGAGAAAACGATTGATCGTGATCATGGTCCCGACCACCCCGCCCGCGCCGAACAACATCACGGCAATCGGAAACCATGTGGTGACTCCAGAACTCATCTCGCGCTCCAGCTTTCTGCATCAAGCAATCTGAGAGTCCCATGATTATTAGCGCATACTCCCGTCGGGCGCGACTCCTCAGCCGGATCGCTGACCCGCCCAGCGATTTGCAAGCGCGCCCACTTCTAGTAATTGAAAACTATTAGTCCGGAGGTCACGGTGATGCCCAACGATCCGATTTCCGCCTACCTGCTGGCTGCGTATCCGAAAAAAAGCGCGCTACCCGGCGGAACCGCTCTGACTGTGCGCGCCCTGATTCCGCAGGATCGCGCGCAGATGGGCGAATTTTTCGAGCGCGTGCCGGAAGAGGATCGGGTCTTTCTTAAGGAAGACCTGCTCAATCGCGAAGAGGTCGAAATCTGGCTCGACGAAATCGACGTCGATCGCGAAACTGTGATGGTCGCGGTTACCGATCGCATCGTCGGGGTGGCGGTGCTCGAACGCCAGCTCAATGGCTGGTCGCAGCACGTGGGCGAAATCCGTATCGTGGCCGATCCCTCGCTGCGCCGGAGCGGCCTCGGTCACTTACTCGCCAAAACCATCTTTGATCTCGCCCAGCATTCCGGACTCGAAAAAATCTTCGCGCAGATGGTCGCCGACCAACCCGGCCCGATTCGCGTCTTCAAACGCCTCGGCTTTCGCGCCGAAGCCACCCTCAACGATCAGGTCAAAGACCGCCACGGCTTCAAACACGACCTGCTAGTGATGGCGCACTATATGGGCGGCTGATTTTCGCCGCCGGCAGACGGGAATTTTTGACACAGCTCCAGGGGGCGGTGGAGTCTGCGACGCGCGGCCCGAGTAAAGACTCACTTGCTCGCTGTGCTCCGCTAGCGTTACAGCGACTCGTAGAGGGCCTCGACCAATGCGCGCGGGCGCGGGTCCATCAGGATGTACGGGCCCATCTTGTTCATCGTATAGCCGAAGCCCACGCGCGCATCGGGATCGGCAAAGCCGAGCGAGCCGCCCGCCCCCGGATGACCGAACGTCCGCGCATTGGGTCCCATCCGATCGTGCGCCTGCGAGAGCATGAAGCCGGTGCTGAAGCGCGTTGGGATCATCAGCACTTCGTCGCGCCCGCTCGATTCTTCCGTATGGCAACGCACGATCGCCTCGGGTTCCAGGACCCTCACGCCGTCGATCGCGCCGCCAGCCGCGAGCGCGCCGTAAAGCCGCGCCAGCGCGCCCGCCGTGGCATGGCCATTGGCGGCCGGGATCTCCGCTGCACG encodes:
- a CDS encoding lipopolysaccharide kinase InaA family protein, with the translated sequence MRKRSELIECESWSLIVTGPAVGLGEDLRRLVVTTAAGRGVKPLRRSRRATTYNVRAATEAGLRTDIFVKVIEVPHGLDGLKQRLRDSVGSHVARVTAQMAAAGICAPPVWIHGRERAGGRELIVTPRAQGRGPLRTLELLAGSIADKRAALAALGIEIARMHRAGFVHGDLTPFNIFVVLEVQPRFIFLDHERTRLSFAIGRRRRMLRNLVQLGRFAMPGITRSDRLRLLRSYGLAMKWRDSRKMTRRVAAMLRRRIERDGNFVTVIQPTRLIEGNVSG
- a CDS encoding glycosyltransferase family 9 protein, which gives rise to MTSVELAMSADGANSSHAHPARVLIVLLGSIGDVVRALPLLKRMREGWPTAHLAWAVEPKSEPVLRGHPWLDEVIVYERRGAPWSFAPFLLKIRRGRFDLVVDLQRHLKSGVIARVSGARDRFGFAAANVKEFNQWFSTRRIAPQPPMRLKLAQYQAFGDLLGLASGAIEFGLEPSAEGRRRAREIIGAAPRPLLGVILGSSWPSRVYFAEAIAAVIKELAAPPEGAGGLFPILIGGPEDAELAANVVRELRETAALNLAGRTSVGELAGIFAECAAAFGPDCGPMHIAAAVGCPIVSLWGATAPERSAPWGFAEFALRGEIPCSPCYLRHCPVGRECMRRLSPALVAATIRRALQVTGERRGAPEIEEASPAS
- a CDS encoding NADH-quinone oxidoreductase subunit A, whose product is MSSGVTTWFPIAVMLFGAGGVVGTMITINRFLGPRRAGGKVKGEAFECGNPPTGSAWGRFSVRFYLTAILFLVFDVEVVFLYPWAANLRELGVFGLVEALVFIAILGVGLAYAWQRGALDWD
- a CDS encoding GNAT family N-acetyltransferase; protein product: MPNDPISAYLLAAYPKKSALPGGTALTVRALIPQDRAQMGEFFERVPEEDRVFLKEDLLNREEVEIWLDEIDVDRETVMVAVTDRIVGVAVLERQLNGWSQHVGEIRIVADPSLRRSGLGHLLAKTIFDLAQHSGLEKIFAQMVADQPGPIRVFKRLGFRAEATLNDQVKDRHGFKHDLLVMAHYMGG